AAAAACATAACGTCTCTCTCAGAGGTGATAAGAAGGAAGCACCGCGTCAGGGCGCATGTAGCGCTCCCAGGTGAGTAACAGTTCGGTCAGCAGCAATTCGCGATTGACGGCCGCAACGTTAAGCAGCCTGTCGCGGCAGCGGAACAGGGAATCGAGCATCGTCTGAATGACGGCAGGTGAAAACCGCTGCGCGAGTTGCGCCACCAGCACCGGGTAATCGGTGTTGACCAGCGCGCTTTGCGCCCCGTGACGCCACTTCAGCGCATCCATCAGGAACGCGGCCAGCCAGTGCAGCCGAAATGGCGCCTGTTCATGGTTCAGCGCCGGCAACAGGGAGAGCCAGTCGCCGCTCGTCAGCGCCGCTGTCATTTTATCGCCAAGCGCCACGCGCTGTTGCCACTGCTCTGGCTGGAGCAACTCAAGCGCGGCAGCGGGCGCGCCGCCGGTGAGACGCAGCGCGGCGTTGATACGCGACGGCTCCGCCTGCGTCTCGCGCGCAAGCCAGGCTTCGGCGTAGCGCGTGTCGGGCGGCGCGAGATGCCAGCTAAAGCAGCGGCTGCGAAGCGTCGCGGGCAACTGCTCCGGCTCGCGGCAGCCCAGCAAAAACCAGGTGTTTTCCGGCGGCTCTTCCAGCGTTTTTAACAGCGCGTTGGCGGCGGCTTCGGTCAGCTGCGCCGCCTCTTTGATCCACACCACTTTGGCACCGCCGAGCCGCGCGCGATCGTAGAGCTTTTCATTAATTTCGCGGATAGCGTCGATGCCGAGCGTCGATTTGCCCTTCTCCGGCTCCGCCAGATAATAATCCGGGTGTGTGCCCGCCTGCATCAACTGGCAGGCGCGGCATTCACCGCAGCTTTTCTGACCCTGTGGCTGCTGGCACATTCGCCAGCGGCTCAGCGCGTAAATCAGCGCGTCGTCGCCCATGCCGGGCAGCGCGTGGATCAATACCGCATGGTGTCCCCTGCCAGCCTGCCAGTTGCCGACCAGATGTTCAAACGAGGGGCGCAGCCACGGATACCATTTCATTATTGCTGCTCCTGCACCCAGCGCGTCACCGTCGCACGAATATCGTGACTGACAGCCTCCAGCGGCTGACAGGCGTCAATCGTGATGATACGCGGATCGGCGGCGGCGAGCTCAAGATAGCGGGCGCGGGTGCGATTAAAGAAGTCGAGCGACTCCTGCTCGATGCGATCGAGTTCACCGCGTGCGCGCGCGCGTTCAAGCCCGATGCGCGGGTCGACATCCAGATAGAGCGTCAGGTCCGGTGCGAAATCGCCGAGCACAGCATGACGCAGCGTAGCCAGCAACTCGCGATTGATACCGCGCCCGCCGCCCTGATAGGCCTGCGTTGAGAGGTCATGACGATCGCCGATCACCCATTCGCCACGCGCGAGTGCTGGCTTAATGACTGTTTCCACCAGCTGTACGCGCGCCGCGTAAAACAGCAGCACTTCCGCGTTATCGGTGATCACTTCATCACCGACCGATTTGATATCCAGCACCAGGCTGCGCAGTTTTTCCGCCAGCACCGTGCCGCCCGGCTCGCGGGTAAACGTCATGTCGGTGACGCCAAGCGATTTCAGCGTCTCCACCACCAGATTGCGCGCCGTGGTTTTTCCGGCGCCTTCCAGCCCTTCGATAACAATATATTTACTGCTCATTTTTATCCTTAAGCGCCTTGAGATAATCCTGCACCGCACGATTATGGCTGGCGAGATTCGTGGTAAACGTGTGGCCGCCCTTGCCGTCTGCCACGAAATAGAGATACGGCGTTTTCGCCGGATGCGCCGCCGCTTTCAGGGACGCCTCGCCCGGTATGGCGATAGGGCCTGGCGGCAGGCCGCTGATGACATAGGTGTTATACGGCGTTGGCGTTTCCAGATCCTTTCGCGACAGTTTGCCGTTGTAGTCCTTACCCATGCCGTAAATGACCGTCGGGTCGGTTTGCAGCCGCATGCCGATACGCAGACGGTTGATAAAGACGGAGGCCACCCGGTCGCGTTCCGCCGCCACCGCCGTTTCTTTCTCAATAATCGACGCCATCGTCACCAGCTGATTTGGATCCTGATACGGCAGTCCGTCCATACGTCCTTTCCAGACGCTATCGACCGCTTTTACCATTTTGTCATGCGCGCGTTTAAGGATCGTGACGTCAGAGGTATTCGCCGTATAGAGCCAGGTATCCGGCCAGAACCAGCCCTCCACCCACTCCGGGTGTTCAAATTTGAGCGCCTGCGCAACCGTCGCATAGTCGTCATCTTTAAGCGTATGCTTGATATACGGCGCGTCGCGTAGCTGCTTCAGCCAGTCGCTGAGCTTCATGCCTTCAACAAAACGGATCGGAAACTGCGCCTCTTTACCGCTTGCCAGAAGACGCAGGGCGTCACGAACGGTCATTTTTGGCGTGAATCGATAGGTGCCCGCTTTAAAGTGAGAAAGCTCCGGCTCCAGGCGCAACAACCACTGAAACACGCGCGGGCGCGTGATGAGCTTTTCGTCATAAAGCTGCTGACCAAGCGCCAGACGCCCGGTGCCGGGCTTCAGGGTGAAAATCGTTTCTTTGGCAATCGGCAGAGGGCTGTGCGCCAGCTGGCGCACTTTCCAGTAACCGACGCCTGCCGCGATGGCAAGCACAAGAACCAGCAGTAGCGCGACGCGCAACATTTTCTTCATGGGAACCCGGTTATTCACAGTGGGAAATGAGGTAGTTATACAGTTCGCGTGAGGCGTAAGCGTGACCGTCAATACTGCGCACCGGCACCAGCGGCATCAGTGCGTTGCAAATAAAGACTTCATCCGCCTCTTCAAGCGCGCTGGCGGGCGCGTTAATTTCAGACAATCGCCAGGCTGACTGATTCAGCAAACCAATAATATGGCGCCGCATAAGGCCATCAACGCCAGCCTGATCGAGTCGGGGGGTAAACACCGATTTTCCTTTCCGCCAGAACAAATTAGCCGCACAGCATTCCGTAACCCACCCTTCGCTGTCAAGCACCAGCGCCTCATCGGCGGGCGTCTGCTCAAGATGCGTGCGGATCAACACCTGTTCAAGCCGGTTCAGATGTTTAATACCCGCGAGATACGGATTGCGCCCAAGCCGCACGGGGCTTGTTGCGAGGCTAACGCCGCGCTCGCGCCATTCGCTATAAAAGTCAGGGTAAGCGCCGCGCGACACAATGCGCGTAGGCGCGTCGCATCCGGCAATACTGTAGCCGCGCTTGCCTGCGCCGCGGGAAATAATAACTTTCACAACTGCGCTCGCCTGCCCCTGCGCCGCCTGGCGCATTTCGTCACGCAGCGTGTTGATATCCGGCATCGGGATCATTAGCCGTTCACAACCTTCCCGCAGGCGCGCCAGATGCGCTTCCAGTAAATGAACGACGCCATCACGTACGCGGGCGGTCGTAAAGCAGCCATCACCGAACTGCACGGCGCGATCGGTCGCTGGCAGGCAATCCTGTTCGATACCATTAATTAACAGCATAGAGGCTCCTTAACGGGTAGCGCATTAGTCTCGCAGGATGACCGACAGGGAGCAAGAGGAAGGGGGAAATGTACAAAGGCCCGCGCGGGGCGGGCCTTTGTGACGGCTGTCAGACCTTTTTGAAGATCAGAGAGCCGTTGGTGCCACCGAAGCCGAAGGAGTTACACAGGGTGTACTCCATACCGCTTACCTGGCGCGCTTCATGCGGAACGAAGTCCAGATCACAGCCTTCGTCCGGATTGTCCAGGTTGATGGTCGGCGGAACAGCCTGATCGCGCAGCGCGAGAATGGAGTAGATAGACTCTACCGCGCCCGCCGCGCCAAGCAGATGGCCGGTCATCGATTTGGTGGAGCTCACCAGTACGCGTTTTGCCGCGTCGCCGAAGACCGATTTTACCGCCTGCGCTTCGGCAACGTCGCCTGCAGGCGTAGAAGTGCCGTGCGCGTTGACGTAACCGATCTGGCCTGCGTCGATACCGGCGTCACGCAGCGCGTTGACCATCGCCAGCGCCGCGCCTGCGCCGTTTTCCGGCGGAGAGGTCATGTGGTAGGCATCGCTGCTCATACCAAAACCGACCAGCTCGGCGTAAATCTTCGCACCGCGTTTTTTCGCGTGCTCATACTCTTCGAGTACGATGATGCCCGCGCCGTCGCCCAGCACAAAACCATCGCGGTCTTTATCCCACGGACGGCTTGCCGCCTGCGGATTATCGTTACGGGTCGAGAGCGCACGCGCCGCGCCGAAACCGCCAACGCCAAGCGGCGTACTGGCTTTCTCAGCACCGCCTGCGAGCATAACGTCAGCATCGCCATAGGCGATGATACGCGCCGCATGGCCGATGTTATGCACGCCTGAGGTGCAAGCGGTGGCGATGGAAATGCTGGGACCGCGCAGACCGTACATGATGGTCAGGTGACCGGCCACCATGTTGACAATCGTTGATGGCACGAAGAAAGGACTGATTTTCCGCGGGCCGCCGTTGACCAGCGAGCTGTGGTTTTCTTCGATAAGGCCAAGGCCGCCGATGCCGGAACCGATAGCCGCGCCGATACGGGGCGCGTTCTCTTCCGTCACTTCAAGGCCGGAATCCTGCATGGCCTGTACGCCGGCGACAATTCCATATTGAATGAAGGCGTCCATCTTGCGCTGTTCTTTGCGCGAGATGATCTCTTCACAGTTAAAATCCTTTACTAAGCCAGCAAATTTCGTTGCATAGGCGCTAGTATCGAAATGGTCGATCAGGCTGATGCCACTCTGACCGGCAAGGAGAGCTTTCCAGGTGGACTCTACGGTATTGCCGACAGGAGACAACATGCCAAGTCCGGTCACAACTACACGACGCT
The genomic region above belongs to Cronobacter malonaticus LMG 23826 and contains:
- the holB gene encoding DNA polymerase III subunit delta' is translated as MKWYPWLRPSFEHLVGNWQAGRGHHAVLIHALPGMGDDALIYALSRWRMCQQPQGQKSCGECRACQLMQAGTHPDYYLAEPEKGKSTLGIDAIREINEKLYDRARLGGAKVVWIKEAAQLTEAAANALLKTLEEPPENTWFLLGCREPEQLPATLRSRCFSWHLAPPDTRYAEAWLARETQAEPSRINAALRLTGGAPAAALELLQPEQWQQRVALGDKMTAALTSGDWLSLLPALNHEQAPFRLHWLAAFLMDALKWRHGAQSALVNTDYPVLVAQLAQRFSPAVIQTMLDSLFRCRDRLLNVAAVNRELLLTELLLTWERYMRPDAVLPSYHL
- the yceG gene encoding cell division protein YceG — encoded protein: MKKMLRVALLLVLVLAIAAGVGYWKVRQLAHSPLPIAKETIFTLKPGTGRLALGQQLYDEKLITRPRVFQWLLRLEPELSHFKAGTYRFTPKMTVRDALRLLASGKEAQFPIRFVEGMKLSDWLKQLRDAPYIKHTLKDDDYATVAQALKFEHPEWVEGWFWPDTWLYTANTSDVTILKRAHDKMVKAVDSVWKGRMDGLPYQDPNQLVTMASIIEKETAVAAERDRVASVFINRLRIGMRLQTDPTVIYGMGKDYNGKLSRKDLETPTPYNTYVISGLPPGPIAIPGEASLKAAAHPAKTPYLYFVADGKGGHTFTTNLASHNRAVQDYLKALKDKNEQ
- the pabC gene encoding aminodeoxychorismate lyase → MLLINGIEQDCLPATDRAVQFGDGCFTTARVRDGVVHLLEAHLARLREGCERLMIPMPDINTLRDEMRQAAQGQASAVVKVIISRGAGKRGYSIAGCDAPTRIVSRGAYPDFYSEWRERGVSLATSPVRLGRNPYLAGIKHLNRLEQVLIRTHLEQTPADEALVLDSEGWVTECCAANLFWRKGKSVFTPRLDQAGVDGLMRRHIIGLLNQSAWRLSEINAPASALEEADEVFICNALMPLVPVRSIDGHAYASRELYNYLISHCE
- the tmk gene encoding dTMP kinase; this translates as MSSKYIVIEGLEGAGKTTARNLVVETLKSLGVTDMTFTREPGGTVLAEKLRSLVLDIKSVGDEVITDNAEVLLFYAARVQLVETVIKPALARGEWVIGDRHDLSTQAYQGGGRGINRELLATLRHAVLGDFAPDLTLYLDVDPRIGLERARARGELDRIEQESLDFFNRTRARYLELAAADPRIITIDACQPLEAVSHDIRATVTRWVQEQQ
- the fabF gene encoding beta-ketoacyl-ACP synthase II is translated as MSKRRVVVTGLGMLSPVGNTVESTWKALLAGQSGISLIDHFDTSAYATKFAGLVKDFNCEEIISRKEQRKMDAFIQYGIVAGVQAMQDSGLEVTEENAPRIGAAIGSGIGGLGLIEENHSSLVNGGPRKISPFFVPSTIVNMVAGHLTIMYGLRGPSISIATACTSGVHNIGHAARIIAYGDADVMLAGGAEKASTPLGVGGFGAARALSTRNDNPQAASRPWDKDRDGFVLGDGAGIIVLEEYEHAKKRGAKIYAELVGFGMSSDAYHMTSPPENGAGAALAMVNALRDAGIDAGQIGYVNAHGTSTPAGDVAEAQAVKSVFGDAAKRVLVSSTKSMTGHLLGAAGAVESIYSILALRDQAVPPTINLDNPDEGCDLDFVPHEARQVSGMEYTLCNSFGFGGTNGSLIFKKV